From Oceanipulchritudo coccoides, the proteins below share one genomic window:
- a CDS encoding sulfatase-like hydrolase/transferase translates to MAVIWRLPLNKVWINWPSFILILLLFSSSGRAEFVSDLIYGTAAGEELKLDLSVPEGEGPFPVCIIVHGGGFERGDKGIQVKPLFEPLNKAGFAWVSINYRLAPQHKYPGSVEDVETAIRWVKAHASEYSFDSKRIALIGESAGGYLVSQVGARNLGDTRVAAVVSFYGPSDLMTRFDATRGNPSSSFKNYFGVSEDTPATRERLIEASPVTYVRPGLPPFLLLHGDEDSRVPYEQSVILFKHLQSAGVPSEFITIKGGKHGIRGWSKMGSNYAVKVVAWLKKTLPATKRTKSKSKPNVVVLLSDDLGYADLECYGGPVKTPAIDGLAAAGIRFTDFYSGAAVCSPSRATLLTGRQHIRAGVYSWIDNKSNRSHLLEREITLAEVLKAAGYATAHFGKWHLGQPTSTMAKPTPSNHGFDDWFATENNAQPSHRNPVNFIRNGEEVGELEGYSCQLVVDEAIHWLDNERSQDKPFFLNIWFHEPHNPLGAPDELTTVYGGPEMDGALYSATIDNTDRAIARLLEKLKTIGAPEDTLIIYASDNGSLRRDRVGDLRGKKGQNWEGGIRVPGIFSWPGHISTAKVETTPAGLVDLLPTVCGLLEIDPPTVHLDGADLSAVLTGNPESFVRHQPLFWHLQKSVPIVAMRDGDWSLLAEPDYELPTDNKFNEAWIPAIRNGGYKNYQLFNLKTDPSQEHDLSAELPERVERMKKQLLEINASIMADGTDWNADLNPTKPNIILIMADDLGYECVGANGESEYSTPALDRLAETGMRFEHCYSQPLCTPSRVKLMTGISNVRNYIDFGIMDPQATTFGSLMKEAGYATAIAGKWQLGTDPAQLEKFGFDEYCLWQLEMKGSRYNDLACLQLNTGEKLSGGYGPDKVNAFVRDFITRHKDEPFFCYYPMLLPHAPFEPTPDSLTRDADKKSNFKDMVAYMDKMVGQVAEHLEKLGLRDNTLILFTSDNGTHGSITSRFNGQELKGGKGKMTDAGTRVPFIANWPAVIREASVGKELIEFSDFLPTLCDVAGATLPADLKIDGKSFYPLLNALSGSPRTTVHCWYSRDGTDPAKEWARNQRYKLYRNGSFYDLQNDSLEKKPLRIREQSDGVMAVHSLLQEELNRYALARPAHLVKADDLHKQGGN, encoded by the coding sequence ATGGCCGTAATCTGGAGGTTACCATTGAATAAGGTCTGGATAAATTGGCCTTCCTTCATTCTGATCCTTCTGCTTTTCAGCTCTTCCGGGCGGGCAGAATTCGTATCTGACCTGATTTACGGCACAGCCGCAGGGGAGGAGCTCAAATTGGATTTATCCGTGCCGGAAGGGGAGGGACCGTTCCCCGTTTGCATCATTGTACATGGAGGCGGATTTGAACGGGGAGATAAGGGAATTCAGGTCAAGCCTCTGTTTGAACCGCTGAACAAGGCAGGCTTTGCCTGGGTGAGCATCAACTACCGGCTTGCCCCGCAACACAAGTACCCGGGAAGCGTTGAAGATGTCGAGACGGCAATCCGTTGGGTGAAGGCTCATGCATCCGAATACAGCTTTGATTCCAAACGAATTGCCTTGATCGGTGAATCCGCTGGCGGCTATCTGGTTTCCCAGGTCGGCGCGCGCAACCTCGGGGACACCCGTGTCGCAGCAGTTGTTTCCTTTTACGGGCCATCGGATTTGATGACCCGTTTTGATGCAACTCGTGGAAACCCGTCCTCGAGCTTCAAGAATTACTTTGGCGTTTCCGAGGATACTCCAGCAACACGCGAACGGTTGATCGAAGCTTCCCCCGTAACCTATGTCCGCCCGGGTCTGCCTCCCTTCCTGCTTCTTCACGGCGATGAAGATTCTCGCGTGCCTTATGAGCAATCAGTCATTTTGTTCAAGCATCTCCAATCGGCGGGAGTGCCATCGGAATTCATCACGATCAAAGGCGGAAAGCATGGCATCCGAGGATGGAGCAAAATGGGCTCCAATTACGCCGTGAAGGTTGTCGCCTGGTTGAAAAAAACCCTTCCTGCGACGAAGAGGACAAAGTCAAAAAGCAAACCCAATGTGGTAGTTTTATTGTCTGACGACCTCGGCTACGCCGATCTTGAGTGCTACGGCGGACCGGTGAAGACACCCGCAATCGACGGGCTGGCTGCCGCTGGTATTCGCTTTACCGATTTTTATTCAGGCGCCGCGGTCTGCTCACCTTCGCGCGCGACCCTTTTGACTGGGCGCCAGCATATCAGGGCGGGCGTCTACAGTTGGATCGATAACAAAAGCAACCGCTCGCATCTGCTGGAACGCGAAATCACGCTGGCGGAAGTGTTGAAAGCGGCTGGCTATGCCACGGCGCATTTCGGGAAATGGCATCTTGGCCAGCCTACCTCAACCATGGCCAAGCCGACGCCTTCGAATCACGGATTCGACGATTGGTTCGCGACGGAAAACAATGCCCAGCCAAGCCATCGGAATCCCGTCAACTTTATCCGCAATGGCGAGGAGGTTGGCGAGCTGGAAGGCTACTCCTGCCAGCTTGTAGTGGATGAGGCGATACACTGGCTGGATAATGAACGTAGTCAGGACAAACCCTTTTTCCTGAACATCTGGTTCCATGAACCGCATAACCCACTTGGCGCGCCGGACGAGCTGACCACCGTTTACGGAGGCCCGGAGATGGACGGGGCATTGTATTCGGCAACCATTGACAACACCGACCGGGCAATCGCGCGGCTTCTGGAGAAGCTGAAGACCATCGGCGCCCCGGAAGACACCCTGATTATATACGCTTCGGACAACGGAAGCCTGCGGAGGGACCGGGTCGGTGACCTGCGCGGCAAGAAAGGGCAGAACTGGGAAGGCGGTATCCGCGTTCCCGGAATCTTCTCGTGGCCGGGGCATATCTCCACTGCCAAAGTGGAAACGACACCCGCCGGATTGGTGGATTTGCTTCCGACGGTGTGCGGGTTGCTTGAAATTGATCCCCCGACTGTTCATCTGGATGGCGCCGACCTTTCGGCCGTGCTGACGGGCAATCCCGAATCCTTTGTCCGCCACCAGCCGCTTTTCTGGCATCTTCAGAAATCCGTTCCGATTGTCGCGATGCGGGACGGAGACTGGTCCCTGCTCGCTGAGCCGGATTACGAGCTGCCCACCGATAATAAATTCAACGAGGCGTGGATTCCAGCGATCAGAAATGGTGGCTACAAAAACTATCAGTTGTTCAATCTGAAGACCGATCCCTCCCAGGAGCATGATCTGTCCGCCGAATTGCCGGAGCGGGTGGAACGGATGAAAAAACAGCTGCTGGAAATCAATGCCAGCATCATGGCGGATGGTACGGATTGGAATGCGGACCTCAATCCGACTAAGCCCAACATCATCCTGATCATGGCGGATGATCTCGGATATGAGTGTGTTGGGGCGAATGGTGAATCCGAGTATTCGACGCCCGCTCTCGATCGTCTGGCCGAGACGGGGATGCGCTTTGAGCACTGCTATTCCCAACCGCTATGCACGCCCTCGCGCGTCAAGCTGATGACCGGAATTTCCAATGTGCGCAACTACATCGATTTTGGAATTATGGATCCGCAGGCGACAACTTTTGGCTCGCTGATGAAGGAGGCAGGATATGCCACCGCCATTGCCGGCAAATGGCAGTTGGGAACGGATCCTGCCCAGCTGGAGAAATTTGGTTTTGATGAGTATTGCCTGTGGCAGTTGGAGATGAAGGGGAGTCGATATAACGACTTAGCTTGCCTTCAGCTAAACACGGGCGAGAAGCTATCCGGCGGATATGGTCCGGACAAGGTGAATGCGTTTGTGCGCGATTTCATCACGCGTCACAAAGATGAGCCCTTTTTCTGTTACTACCCGATGTTGCTGCCGCATGCACCGTTTGAACCGACGCCCGACAGCCTGACGCGTGACGCTGACAAAAAGTCCAACTTCAAGGACATGGTTGCCTACATGGACAAGATGGTGGGGCAGGTGGCTGAACATCTGGAGAAGCTTGGGCTTCGCGACAACACGCTCATCCTTTTCACGAGCGATAATGGAACACATGGAAGCATCACTTCCCGATTCAACGGACAGGAGCTAAAGGGCGGCAAAGGAAAAATGACGGATGCGGGCACGCGCGTCCCGTTCATTGCCAACTGGCCCGCGGTGATCCGTGAAGCGAGTGTCGGCAAGGAACTGATTGAGTTCAGTGATTTCCTGCCAACCCTGTGCGATGTGGCTGGAGCAACGCTTCCCGCTGATTTGAAGATCGATGGGAAAAGCTTTTACCCGCTGCTAAATGCGCTGTCTGGCAGTCCGCGAACAACCGTACATTGCTGGTATTCCAGAGATGGAACGGATCCCGCCAAGGAGTGGGCAAGAAACCAACGCTACAAGTTGTATCGCAATGGGTCATTTTATGACCTTCAAAACGATTCACTCGAAAAGAAACCACTTCGAATCAGGGAACAATCCGATGGAGTCATGGCTGTCCATTCACTTCTCCAAGAGGAATTAAACCGCTACGCCTTGGCACGGCCAGCGCATCTGGTCAAAGCAGATGACTTGCATAAGCAAGGTGGAAACTGA
- a CDS encoding sulfatase family protein — MISSTQRYTLNRRTLGILAFVLLGALPLAAEDQRPNILLILSDDHSLPHLGAYGDPNCQRFEISPNLDAFAKQGMRFNRAYTSSPQCAPSRISIFAGRSPVGVAATRFAQPARPDTPFVTDQLRAAGYWVGLDGRNHHLDGKNKELPHVEEALVGAGMRGAPFEERFDHVHGGNSTKRAALEKVPEKISAALDKVPGGTPFFLYFGFNQPHRKWGKDHVGIDPEKLVLPPDWPDLPEVRLDYARYLAEVRDLDRGFGMAMELLKERGLEKNTIVIFMGDNGEALLRGKGTLFSRGLNVPLIVRWPGKVAAATVSDALISGVDLAPTMLAAAGLDKGEGMTGVSFLGELLGQLFTGRTQLFGERGWHHGPITRTDGFDLSRSVVTDRYNYIYNALPDRGYIPVDMAGGNVAWEALKAAHEKGCLSNLHEKIYFQNPRPMFELYDLESDPFELHNLVGKEAVKDVEKYLREQLDRWMIREGDYLPLPSHSLATSSEH, encoded by the coding sequence ATGATAAGTAGCACACAGCGATACACACTAAACAGGCGGACGTTGGGAATCCTCGCCTTTGTACTGTTAGGCGCACTACCATTGGCGGCAGAGGATCAGCGGCCGAATATCCTTCTGATTCTCTCCGACGACCACAGTCTGCCGCACCTGGGAGCTTATGGCGACCCAAACTGCCAGCGCTTTGAAATATCCCCTAACCTGGATGCCTTTGCCAAACAAGGTATGCGCTTCAATCGCGCCTACACGAGTTCTCCCCAGTGTGCCCCATCGCGCATCTCGATATTTGCCGGACGTTCCCCAGTCGGGGTTGCCGCCACCCGTTTTGCACAACCAGCCCGGCCGGATACACCGTTCGTGACGGATCAGTTGCGGGCCGCGGGCTATTGGGTCGGGCTGGATGGCCGAAACCATCACCTCGACGGTAAAAACAAGGAGCTACCGCATGTCGAGGAAGCGCTGGTTGGCGCGGGGATGCGTGGAGCCCCTTTCGAAGAGCGCTTCGATCATGTACACGGGGGCAACTCCACGAAGCGTGCCGCCTTGGAAAAAGTTCCCGAAAAAATCTCGGCAGCATTGGATAAAGTGCCTGGGGGAACCCCATTCTTTCTTTACTTTGGTTTTAACCAGCCTCACCGGAAGTGGGGAAAAGACCACGTGGGCATTGATCCGGAAAAACTTGTCCTGCCGCCAGACTGGCCCGATTTACCGGAAGTCCGACTCGACTATGCACGTTATCTCGCGGAGGTGCGCGATCTCGATCGCGGATTCGGAATGGCGATGGAGCTTCTCAAGGAACGTGGGCTGGAGAAAAATACGATCGTCATCTTCATGGGCGATAATGGCGAGGCATTGCTGCGTGGCAAAGGCACGCTGTTCTCACGCGGACTGAATGTCCCGCTTATTGTTCGCTGGCCCGGTAAAGTGGCGGCGGCAACCGTGAGTGATGCTTTGATCAGCGGGGTCGACCTCGCACCGACTATGCTGGCCGCGGCCGGTCTGGATAAAGGGGAGGGGATGACTGGCGTCAGTTTCCTTGGGGAATTGCTCGGTCAACTTTTCACCGGACGGACACAGCTGTTCGGCGAGCGGGGTTGGCATCATGGGCCAATCACCCGCACCGACGGGTTTGATCTTTCTCGTTCTGTCGTGACTGATCGATACAATTACATCTACAATGCCTTGCCTGATCGTGGCTATATTCCCGTCGACATGGCTGGAGGAAATGTGGCTTGGGAGGCTCTCAAGGCGGCCCATGAAAAGGGTTGTCTTTCCAATTTGCACGAGAAGATCTACTTCCAGAATCCCCGCCCCATGTTCGAACTTTACGACCTGGAGAGCGACCCGTTTGAGCTGCACAATCTGGTGGGGAAGGAAGCCGTCAAGGATGTCGAAAAATACCTGCGCGAGCAACTGGACCGCTGGATGATTCGTGAAGGTGACTATCTTCCGCTTCCATCCCATTCTCTTGCTACCAGTAGTGAGCACTAA
- a CDS encoding beta-galactosidase yields the protein MKNTLLIAILLAAFFTGLQAQDRDDYGIWARGNRYEQIKFPFKGIEASPAWSDIEPNEGEFNWSEVDEKLEEAEKLGLYVLLSINVGPDAPNWLYEKDVEKVMTEGHRHSGPYPEYTKPVHIQHYYRLIEEFGRHVRSLPAGQVKRISSVQVKTGATGDESPHKGDLLDDKFEISNKAWTDFRLAAFKKFQHAFQEGAGPVIPLMFTSVVGEKFDPSLIDWISDNVKGGWGTKMGGTGQGYQINDEVNRTAAILPHTIDPAPDTWELFTRCEMDQGWKEGIYKKNIKQAFYWTSLSALHSGLSMWNMAQSALDWHQENNFWVDALFFNEYAGQTHSTEATGAFCALREGLDSSDTEKFPEAEFGNASIKNADRYLAICVSRSAYGAKMDDVSGVLAGMMKQRRGQEGLNDAGWGIFRGNYERFLHQIDADKTSVGWWRVGGAITPDSPIYGRFARGFEHASGKDRMGFDIKDTFFSGQPLAGAYPIKVRIVYYDKGHGQWALNYDATDNSDKRAATITNTDSREWKEIVLLLKDAQFGNRGPNGADLSLINTDDEDDIFHIVEIGRPPQQVN from the coding sequence ATGAAAAACACACTCCTCATTGCTATCCTTCTCGCAGCTTTCTTTACCGGCTTACAGGCTCAAGACCGCGATGATTACGGGATCTGGGCCCGTGGAAACCGGTACGAGCAAATCAAGTTCCCGTTCAAGGGCATCGAGGCGAGTCCGGCTTGGTCCGACATCGAACCAAATGAGGGGGAGTTTAACTGGAGTGAAGTGGATGAAAAACTGGAAGAAGCCGAAAAGCTTGGATTGTATGTTCTGCTGAGTATAAACGTCGGCCCGGATGCTCCGAATTGGCTCTACGAAAAAGATGTCGAGAAGGTCATGACAGAAGGCCACCGGCATTCCGGTCCTTACCCGGAATATACAAAGCCGGTCCATATTCAGCATTATTACCGGCTTATCGAGGAATTTGGCCGCCATGTACGCAGCCTTCCCGCTGGGCAGGTCAAACGGATCTCGTCCGTTCAGGTGAAGACCGGGGCGACCGGTGACGAGTCACCTCACAAAGGCGACCTGCTGGATGACAAATTTGAAATTTCAAATAAAGCCTGGACGGATTTCCGACTGGCAGCCTTCAAAAAGTTTCAACACGCCTTTCAGGAGGGAGCAGGCCCGGTGATTCCCCTGATGTTCACCAGTGTGGTCGGTGAGAAGTTTGACCCATCCCTGATCGATTGGATTTCGGACAACGTCAAGGGCGGATGGGGAACCAAAATGGGTGGGACCGGACAAGGTTACCAGATCAACGATGAGGTAAACCGGACGGCTGCCATTTTACCGCATACCATTGATCCCGCGCCCGATACTTGGGAATTGTTCACCCGCTGTGAGATGGACCAGGGTTGGAAAGAGGGGATTTATAAGAAGAATATCAAGCAGGCCTTTTACTGGACGAGCCTTTCGGCCCTGCACAGCGGGCTGTCGATGTGGAACATGGCCCAGTCGGCGCTCGATTGGCACCAGGAAAACAATTTCTGGGTGGATGCCCTGTTCTTTAACGAATACGCCGGCCAGACACATTCCACTGAGGCCACCGGCGCGTTTTGCGCATTGCGTGAGGGTCTGGATTCGAGCGACACGGAGAAGTTCCCGGAAGCTGAATTTGGAAACGCCTCCATTAAAAATGCGGATCGGTACCTTGCTATTTGCGTATCCCGTTCCGCCTATGGGGCGAAGATGGATGACGTCAGCGGTGTGCTTGCCGGGATGATGAAACAGCGACGCGGGCAGGAAGGCTTGAATGATGCCGGGTGGGGAATCTTCCGCGGGAACTATGAGCGTTTCCTGCACCAGATCGATGCCGACAAGACCAGCGTCGGCTGGTGGCGCGTGGGGGGTGCAATCACACCCGACAGTCCCATCTATGGCCGCTTTGCCCGTGGCTTTGAGCACGCGTCCGGGAAGGACCGTATGGGTTTCGATATCAAGGACACTTTTTTCTCTGGTCAGCCCTTGGCGGGCGCTTATCCCATCAAGGTCAGGATTGTCTATTACGACAAGGGACATGGCCAGTGGGCGCTCAATTATGATGCCACAGACAATTCCGACAAGCGGGCCGCCACGATAACCAATACCGATTCCAGAGAGTGGAAGGAGATAGTTCTCCTTCTGAAGGACGCTCAATTCGGCAATCGCGGACCGAACGGCGCGGACCTATCGCTAATCAACACCGATGACGAGGACGACATCTTTCACATTGTGGAAATCGGCCGGCCGCCACAACAGGTGAATTGA
- a CDS encoding glycoside hydrolase family 27 protein — translation MINRKFIRWLMAAVFSASLAQAELALTPPLGWNSFDSYGCNIYEERAMMEADAFIEKFAPHGYEYFVIDNGWFSSPESVEQDGLLLAVTTHADPKDVAVNEYGIVQPSKLFFPNGFKALADKLHANNLKFGLHLMRGIPRVAVERDLPIKGTPYTARDIYTTEGDCGWCEYMHGIDTTKPGAQEFYNSVVNEMASWGVDFIKVDHVTHKPADIEAYARAIAQCGRPMVLSLSAGGTSNVKYLSSYRQANMVRTTPDIWDRKDSIDHSFASMRKWQGLEQPGTWPDLDMIPFGELCILNRKSVKKKKPGKSDAQFAGYLHHWCFFTEPQKETFITQRAIAASPIIIGGSMVSMDSHSMELLTSAEMLACVCNGVSGKLLHMEGAIEAWITPLRNEAEYGFISYDYPQGGWIALFNRSEEKRSVPLSGKFASCFSSKDYTLHDIWNNRTIEFRKKGKPTTFEIEANGVVFLKYEEL, via the coding sequence ATGATCAATCGAAAATTCATTCGATGGCTGATGGCCGCGGTATTTTCAGCCTCCCTTGCCCAAGCAGAGCTCGCGCTGACGCCCCCGCTTGGGTGGAACAGCTTTGATAGCTATGGCTGCAATATCTACGAAGAACGAGCGATGATGGAGGCGGATGCCTTTATCGAAAAATTCGCGCCGCACGGATACGAATACTTTGTCATCGATAACGGCTGGTTCTCGTCGCCCGAGTCTGTTGAACAAGACGGGCTGCTGCTGGCCGTCACGACGCATGCCGACCCAAAAGATGTGGCCGTGAATGAGTACGGCATTGTGCAACCGTCCAAGCTCTTTTTCCCAAATGGATTCAAGGCGCTGGCCGACAAACTGCACGCGAACAACTTGAAGTTCGGTCTCCACCTCATGCGCGGCATTCCGCGAGTGGCGGTCGAGCGGGATTTGCCGATCAAGGGAACCCCATATACTGCCCGGGATATCTACACGACCGAAGGGGACTGCGGTTGGTGCGAATATATGCACGGCATTGATACGACCAAGCCGGGAGCGCAGGAGTTCTACAACAGCGTGGTCAACGAAATGGCCTCGTGGGGCGTTGATTTTATCAAGGTCGACCACGTCACTCATAAACCCGCAGATATCGAAGCCTATGCGAGGGCGATCGCCCAGTGTGGCAGGCCGATGGTTCTGAGTCTCTCCGCTGGGGGCACTTCCAATGTCAAATACCTCAGCTCCTACCGGCAGGCCAATATGGTGCGCACAACGCCCGATATTTGGGACCGGAAGGACAGTATCGATCATTCGTTTGCCTCGATGCGCAAGTGGCAAGGGTTGGAGCAACCCGGCACATGGCCGGATCTCGACATGATCCCCTTTGGTGAGCTGTGCATCCTGAACCGTAAATCGGTCAAGAAGAAGAAGCCGGGCAAGAGCGATGCCCAGTTTGCAGGCTACCTGCATCACTGGTGCTTTTTCACGGAACCGCAGAAAGAGACCTTTATCACGCAGCGTGCCATTGCTGCTTCGCCGATTATTATCGGCGGTTCGATGGTTAGCATGGATTCCCACTCGATGGAGTTGTTGACCAGTGCGGAGATGCTCGCCTGCGTCTGCAATGGCGTATCGGGAAAGCTGCTACATATGGAGGGTGCCATCGAGGCGTGGATCACACCGCTCAGGAATGAAGCGGAATATGGATTTATCTCCTACGATTACCCACAAGGCGGATGGATCGCCCTTTTTAATCGGTCAGAAGAAAAGCGGTCGGTCCCTCTTTCTGGTAAGTTCGCGAGTTGTTTCAGTTCCAAGGACTATACGCTCCACGACATTTGGAATAATAGAACCATTGAGTTCAGGAAAAAGGGAAAGCCCACCACCTTTGAAATCGAAGCCAACGGTGTGGTCTTCCTGAAGTATGAGGAGCTGTAA
- a CDS encoding sulfatase family protein, which produces MASSAQADKPNILWLFCDDMAVNAIGAYESRFADMNPTPNIDRLAWEGIRFDKCYVANSVCAPSRATLLTGKHSHKNGLRGNLEDFDHDQMQFQKMIGQAGYQSAIFGKTHLRGDVQGFDHWETLPGHGKYENPSLNTANGTIQTTGHSSDVITDHALNWYCTRRDPDKPFILMVHYKAPHRKWIPASRFVGAFKDKIFPEPKTLFDDYETRKLAATHAMGIGKHMKVEKDLKADRWQHRKFLLDESLTGEALVHAKYQAYLQDYFACVAGVDASVGRLLAQLKADGIYDNTIVMFSSDQGFYLGEHGWFDKRWMYEESFRTPFLVKWSGVTTPGSSNSDLVQNIDFAPTFLDIAGVDAPGEMQGESLVPLFKGQTPTDWRKSLYYHYYMTQHGTTPHEGVSKGDFKLIRFYGEKTGGTDQWELFDLETDSAELNNLYDNPDMTGKVAELKAELFRLRDYYDVPDEKVGKVQRNNRDGHRANFR; this is translated from the coding sequence ATGGCATCATCTGCTCAGGCAGATAAACCCAATATACTCTGGCTGTTTTGTGACGATATGGCAGTGAACGCCATTGGCGCTTACGAAAGCCGTTTTGCGGACATGAATCCCACGCCGAATATAGACCGCCTGGCCTGGGAAGGCATACGGTTCGACAAATGCTATGTCGCTAACTCAGTCTGCGCCCCTAGCCGCGCTACATTACTGACCGGCAAGCACAGTCATAAGAACGGACTGCGTGGCAACCTGGAGGACTTTGACCATGATCAGATGCAGTTTCAGAAGATGATCGGCCAGGCAGGATATCAGTCCGCTATTTTCGGAAAGACACACCTGCGTGGCGATGTCCAGGGCTTTGACCATTGGGAAACTTTGCCGGGACATGGCAAATATGAAAATCCAAGTCTGAACACGGCTAACGGAACAATCCAAACAACAGGCCATTCGTCCGACGTGATAACCGACCATGCCCTGAATTGGTACTGTACCCGGCGTGATCCGGACAAGCCCTTCATCCTCATGGTGCACTACAAGGCACCCCACCGGAAATGGATACCCGCTTCAAGATTTGTCGGGGCATTCAAGGACAAGATCTTTCCCGAACCCAAAACCTTGTTTGACGACTATGAAACTCGAAAGCTGGCGGCCACCCATGCCATGGGTATTGGCAAGCATATGAAAGTGGAGAAGGACCTTAAGGCCGACCGCTGGCAGCACCGGAAGTTTCTGTTGGATGAAAGCTTAACCGGTGAGGCGCTGGTCCATGCCAAATATCAGGCGTATTTGCAGGATTACTTTGCCTGCGTTGCCGGGGTCGATGCAAGTGTTGGACGCCTGCTTGCCCAACTCAAAGCCGACGGTATCTACGACAATACCATTGTCATGTTTTCCTCCGATCAGGGATTCTATCTCGGTGAGCATGGTTGGTTCGATAAGCGTTGGATGTACGAGGAATCCTTTCGCACACCCTTTCTCGTCAAGTGGAGTGGCGTTACAACTCCCGGTAGTTCAAACAGCGATCTTGTCCAGAATATCGACTTTGCGCCGACTTTTCTCGATATTGCTGGCGTAGATGCTCCTGGGGAGATGCAAGGCGAAAGCCTCGTCCCGCTGTTTAAAGGCCAGACGCCCACTGATTGGCGGAAGAGCCTCTACTATCACTACTACATGACTCAGCACGGAACGACCCCCCACGAAGGGGTGAGCAAGGGCGACTTCAAATTAATCCGCTTCTACGGGGAAAAGACCGGGGGCACTGATCAATGGGAGTTGTTCGATCTGGAAACAGATTCTGCGGAATTGAACAATCTTTACGACAACCCTGATATGACCGGTAAAGTTGCGGAATTGAAGGCCGAATTGTTCCGGCTCCGCGATTACTATGATGTCCCCGATGAAAAAGTCGGGAAGGTCCAGAGGAATAACAGAGATGGGCATCGGGCGAATTTTAGATGA